Within the Saccharomonospora amisosensis genome, the region ACGCGGGCCTCATCCCAGGCGATGGTGGCTGCCTGTGGCTTCCCCGGCTGGTCGGCGTTGCCCGCGCACTCGAACTCCTGCTCACCGGCGACGTGGTAGACGGCCCGAGGGCGGAGCGAATCGGACTCGCCAACCACTGCTACCCCGACGGCGAATTGCTCACCCGCACCTACGAGCTCGCCGCCCGCCTCGCGGCACTGCCCCCGGTGGCGGTCGGCTTCATCAAGCGTGCGACATACGAGTCGTTGCACCTGGACGCGCGAACGCACTTGAACATGATCGCCTCACACATGGCCGTCGTGCAATCCACGGAGGACTCGGCCGCGACGTTGGCGGCGCTGCGCGCCAAGCGGAAAAAAGGTGTCAAACGATCCGAGCCCAAACTCCCAGAGTGAAACGGTGTCGACGAATGCGACAGATGCAATGTCACGAGCGGTCCGCGCGGCCGATCCAGGTGTCCGGCTCCCAGAACACCGACGAGGCCGACACGGCGGTGCGCGCGGCGGTGGCCGCCTTCGCCCGGGGCGAGTTCGTCGTCGTGATCGACGATGAGGATCGCGAGAACGAGGGTGATCTGATCATCGCGGCGGAAACCGTCACCAGTGCACAGATAGCCTTCCTGGTGCGCCACACGAGCGGCCTCGCCTGTGTGGCCATGGACGGGCAACGGCTGGACCAACTCCGCCTGGAACCGATGGTGGCCATGGGCGACGATCCCCGCGGCACCGCGTTCACCGTCTCGGTGGATCTGCGCGAGGGCACCACCACCGGCATTTCCGCCGCAGACCGAGCGGCGACCATCCGGGCACTGAGCGACCCGGCGGCCGGTCCGCACGACTTCACCCGGCCCGGCCATGTTTTCCCGCTTCGCGCTCGGCCCGGCGGCGTGCTCAAACGGGCTGGGCACACCGAGGCCGCAGTAGACTTAGCGCGGCTGGCCGGGAAGCGACCCGCCAGCGTGCTCGCTGAGATCGTCAACGACGACGGCACAGTGTCCCGCAGGCCACAGCTGGCCGCCTTCGCCCGACGTCACGGGCTCACCGTGCTCACCATCGCGGATCTGATCCGCTACCGTCAGCGCACCGAGCGCCTCGTCGAACGCACATCGCAGGCACCGTTGCCGACACCCTACGGCACCTTCGACGCGTTCTGCTACACCTCCCTGCTCGACGGCACCGAGCACCTCGCCCTCGTGGCGGGGGACGGCGCGAACCGCGACGAGGTCCTCGTCCGCGTGCACTCCGAGTGCCTCACTGGCGACGTCCTGGGTTCGGCGCGTTGCGACTGCGGGGAGCAACTACGCCAGGCGTTGCGCGAAATCGCCGAGGCAGGCAGCGGCGTCCTGGTGTACCTGCGAGGTCAGGAAGGCCGCGGCATCGGGCTCGGGCACAAGCTCCGTGCCTACACCCTGCAGGACCAGGGATTGGACACCGTCGACGCGAACCTGGCCCTTGGCCTGCCGGTGGACAGCCGCGAGTACGGTGTGGGCGCTCAGATCCTGGCCGACCTCGGCGTCCACTCGATTCGCCTGATGACCAACAACCCGGCCAAATACTCGGGGCTTTCGGGCTACGACATCACGATCGCATCGCGCGTACCGCTCATCGTCACGGCCGGTGAGCACAACGCCGCCTATCTGATGACCAAACGAGACCGGCTGGGACACCGGCTGGATCCGGTCGGCGGCACGCCGACAACCGCCCGGGAGCAGTCGCAGCCATGACCGAGACCACCGCACGCAGCCAACAGGGCCCTCCGGCGCATGAGACGTTCGCGGCGCAGTTTCGCGAGGCGATGTCCCGGTTCCCCAGCGGAGTCACCATCGTGACCACGACCGACCACTGCGGAGCGAGGTGGGGATTCACCGCGAGCGCCTTCTGCTCCGTATCCGCGGAACCGCCGCTGGTGCTGGCCTGTCTGGCCGTCTCCGCCGACAGCTACCGTGCCTTCCGCACCTCAAGCAAGTGGGTGGTCAACATCCTCGGCGAAGAGCATGCTCCCCTGGCGAACCGGTTTGCCACCAAGGGAGCGGACAAGTTCGCCGGTGGCGAATTCGACACGGACGCCGACGGTCTGCCGGTGTTGCCAGAGGCGGTGGCGTCCCTGGTGTGCCGGACGCAGGCCCGCCAGCCGGCCGGTGATCACGTGATCCTCATCGGCGAAGCGGTCAACGTGCGGCTGCGCGATCAAAACCCCCTTGTCTACTACGCCCGGGACTTCGCCCGGCTTTCCGCCTGACAGCGAGGCGGAAAGCCGGTACACCCGGCACCGAATTCGAAGGGAGAGCAGCGTGGACAGTCTCATGATGGACCGGCCGCTGCAACTGAAGACGCTGTTGTGGCGCGCGGAACGGCTCTTCGGGCACAAACAGATCATCACGCGGCACGACGACGGCTACCGCCGCTATACCTACGCCGAATTCGGGAAGCGAGTTCGGCGGCTGGCTGACGCGCTGAACCGGCTCGGCGTACGCACCGGTGACCGGGTGGGCACGTTGGGCTGGAACACCGACCAGCACTACGAAGCCTACTTCGCGGTGCCCTGCATGGGCGCGGTGCTGCACACCATCAACATCCGGCTATCCCCGGACCAGATCGGGTACGTCATCGAACACGCCGGGGACAGCGTGCTCCTGGTCAGTCCTGAACAGCTGCCGATGCTGGAACAGATCCGCGACCGGCTCACCAATGTGA harbors:
- a CDS encoding bifunctional 3,4-dihydroxy-2-butanone-4-phosphate synthase/GTP cyclohydrolase II, with the protein product MRQMQCHERSARPIQVSGSQNTDEADTAVRAAVAAFARGEFVVVIDDEDRENEGDLIIAAETVTSAQIAFLVRHTSGLACVAMDGQRLDQLRLEPMVAMGDDPRGTAFTVSVDLREGTTTGISAADRAATIRALSDPAAGPHDFTRPGHVFPLRARPGGVLKRAGHTEAAVDLARLAGKRPASVLAEIVNDDGTVSRRPQLAAFARRHGLTVLTIADLIRYRQRTERLVERTSQAPLPTPYGTFDAFCYTSLLDGTEHLALVAGDGANRDEVLVRVHSECLTGDVLGSARCDCGEQLRQALREIAEAGSGVLVYLRGQEGRGIGLGHKLRAYTLQDQGLDTVDANLALGLPVDSREYGVGAQILADLGVHSIRLMTNNPAKYSGLSGYDITIASRVPLIVTAGEHNAAYLMTKRDRLGHRLDPVGGTPTTAREQSQP
- a CDS encoding flavin reductase family protein, whose translation is MSRFPSGVTIVTTTDHCGARWGFTASAFCSVSAEPPLVLACLAVSADSYRAFRTSSKWVVNILGEEHAPLANRFATKGADKFAGGEFDTDADGLPVLPEAVASLVCRTQARQPAGDHVILIGEAVNVRLRDQNPLVYYARDFARLSA